The following proteins are co-located in the Leptospira hartskeerlii genome:
- a CDS encoding BrnT family toxin yields MEFEWDPTKNEENLRKHGIDFFEAQRAFLDPNRVITLDVTHSSEFEKRYYCFGLIDSHVSTVRFTVRNNKIRIFGAGYWRQGKKVYEKENKIH; encoded by the coding sequence ATGGAGTTTGAATGGGATCCTACAAAGAATGAAGAAAATTTGCGGAAACACGGAATTGATTTCTTTGAGGCTCAACGAGCATTCTTGGACCCAAACAGGGTTATTACTTTAGATGTTACCCATTCCTCTGAATTTGAAAAGAGATATTATTGTTTTGGTCTCATTGATTCGCATGTTTCTACAGTAAGATTTACTGTTAGAAATAATAAGATCCGAATCTTTGGAGCAGGTTATTGGAGACAAGGTAAGAAAGTTTATGAAAAAGAAAATAAAATACACTGA
- a CDS encoding CopG family transcriptional regulator produces the protein MKKKIKYTDAPVSISSSIKSSTVVDDFLPPPSKLVLKEDNSRITIVLSKKSISFFKKESKRSGVPYQTMIKKVLDLYTEHYTHK, from the coding sequence ATGAAAAAGAAAATAAAATACACTGATGCGCCAGTATCTATATCATCTTCTATTAAATCTTCTACAGTAGTTGATGATTTTCTACCGCCTCCGAGCAAGCTCGTTTTGAAAGAGGACAATTCCAGAATAACTATAGTCTTAAGTAAAAAGAGCATTTCTTTCTTTAAAAAGGAATCTAAAAGATCTGGTGTTCCTTATCAAACTATGATTAAAAAGGTTTTGGATTTATATACAGAGCATTATACTCATAAATAA